One genomic region from Bacteroidota bacterium encodes:
- a CDS encoding T9SS type A sorting domain-containing protein — MRAVAFDPDFTLVGTDNGANITITCSKPVSITTGTVTATTANLSWDASVCGVMYEVEYKAVADATWQTTTTAATSITISDLSPSTAYEWAVRTICVESPLVETAYTSTDEFITGQNSIDNITGLNDLQIFPNPVTTAATIEFNLTTSTDLNIELLDITGQVVKVIQNGNLNAGLHTYTIERKDLSAGVYTLRLRNGEQVASRNIVVE; from the coding sequence ATGCGTGCTGTTGCTTTTGATCCTGATTTCACATTAGTTGGAACAGACAACGGCGCAAATATTACTATCACCTGCAGCAAACCGGTTTCAATTACAACCGGAACTGTAACTGCAACAACGGCAAATCTTTCATGGGATGCCAGCGTATGTGGTGTAATGTATGAAGTGGAATATAAGGCTGTAGCAGATGCAACATGGCAAACTACAACAACTGCTGCAACATCAATAACCATTTCCGATTTATCACCAAGTACAGCTTACGAATGGGCTGTGCGCACCATTTGTGTTGAATCACCATTAGTTGAAACAGCATATACTTCAACCGATGAATTTATTACCGGACAAAACAGTATCGATAACATAACAGGATTAAATGATTTACAAATTTTCCCTAACCCTGTTACAACTGCTGCAACCATCGAATTTAATTTAACCACATCAACCGATTTAAATATCGAATTACTCGATATCACAGGTCAGGTAGTTAAGGTAATTCAGAATGGTAATTTAAATGCCGGCTTACATACCTACACAATCGAAAGAAAAGACCTCAGCGCCGGCGTTTACACCCTCCGCCTCCGCAACGGTGAACAAGTAGCCTCAAGAAATATTGTAGTAGAATAA